One Streptomyces sp. RPA4-2 genomic window carries:
- a CDS encoding magnesium and cobalt transport protein CorA, whose protein sequence is MSMIRDLRAAVRPRPSLRKDSGSYDTTRAPGTNSAVVDCAVYRDGARVQTPEPLTPHQAMRLVHRDGGFVWIGLHEPTEAEFSGIASEFGLHPLAVEDAVQAHQRPKLERYDDSLFTVFKTIHYVEHDELTATSEVVETGEVMCFTGRDFFITVRHGGQGSLRALRHRLQDEPDLLAKGPSAVLHAIADHVVDGYIAVADAVQDDIDEVETEVFSLGRKGTPRGTDAGRIYQLKREVLEFKRAVSPLLRPMQLLSERPMRLVDPDIQKYFRDVADHLARVQEQVLGFDELLNSILQANLAQASVTQNEDMRKITSWAAIIAVPTMVCGVYGMNFDYMPELRWKFGYPLTLGVTVGICLSIHRILKRNGWL, encoded by the coding sequence ATGTCGATGATCCGTGACCTCCGTGCCGCGGTCCGCCCCCGCCCCTCCCTGCGCAAGGACAGCGGCTCGTACGACACCACCCGCGCCCCCGGGACCAACTCCGCCGTGGTCGACTGCGCGGTCTACCGCGACGGGGCCCGCGTCCAGACCCCCGAGCCCCTCACCCCGCACCAGGCGATGCGCCTGGTGCACCGCGACGGCGGCTTCGTGTGGATCGGCCTGCACGAGCCCACGGAGGCCGAGTTCTCGGGCATCGCGAGCGAGTTCGGGCTGCACCCGCTGGCCGTGGAGGACGCCGTCCAGGCGCACCAGCGGCCCAAGCTGGAGCGCTACGACGACTCCCTGTTCACGGTCTTCAAGACGATCCACTACGTGGAGCACGACGAACTCACCGCCACCAGCGAGGTCGTGGAGACCGGTGAGGTCATGTGCTTCACCGGCCGGGACTTCTTCATCACCGTCCGGCACGGCGGCCAGGGCTCGCTGCGGGCGCTGCGGCACCGGCTGCAGGACGAACCCGACCTGCTCGCCAAGGGCCCCTCGGCCGTGCTGCACGCGATCGCCGACCATGTCGTGGACGGGTACATCGCGGTCGCGGACGCCGTGCAGGACGACATCGACGAGGTCGAGACGGAGGTGTTCTCGCTCGGGCGCAAAGGCACTCCGCGCGGCACGGACGCCGGCCGCATCTACCAACTCAAGCGTGAGGTACTGGAGTTCAAGCGAGCGGTGTCGCCGCTGCTGCGTCCGATGCAGCTGCTGAGCGAGCGGCCTATGCGGCTGGTCGACCCGGACATCCAGAAGTACTTCCGCGACGTGGCCGACCACCTCGCCCGGGTGCAGGAGCAGGTCCTCGGCTTCGACGAGCTGCTCAACTCGATCCTCCAGGCCAACCTCGCGCAGGCGTCCGTCACGCAGAACGAGGACATGCGCAAGATCACCTCCTGGGCGGCGATCATCGCCGTACCGACGATGGTGTGCGGTGTGTACGGCATGAACTTCGACTACATGCCGGAGCTGCGCTGGAAGTTCGGCTATCCGCTGACGCTCGGCGTCACCGTCGGCATCTGCCTCTCGATCCACCGGATCCTGAAGCGCAACGGATGGCTCTGA
- a CDS encoding suppressor of fused domain protein, which translates to MADVLPLVEARLRSALGEPDARAAVTFLGTDRIEVLRFTEGDVVRYATLGMSAQPMADPTVVLADPVKGPRAELVLSVRAGGAETDKVLRALAVLAASPQVEGLVVSPGASLDVGGPLWPGAPFTSVLVAESGGLVEDLELDAPADPVRFLPLLPMTPNEAAWKRVHGAAALQERWLNGGTDLRDPLRTSVPLD; encoded by the coding sequence ATGGCTGATGTTCTTCCTCTGGTCGAGGCTCGGTTGCGTTCCGCGCTGGGCGAACCCGACGCGCGCGCCGCGGTCACCTTTCTCGGCACCGACCGCATCGAGGTGCTGCGCTTCACGGAGGGCGACGTCGTCCGCTACGCGACGCTCGGCATGTCCGCCCAGCCGATGGCGGACCCCACGGTGGTGCTCGCCGATCCGGTGAAGGGTCCGCGCGCCGAGCTGGTCCTCTCGGTGCGCGCGGGCGGCGCCGAGACCGACAAGGTGCTGCGCGCGCTCGCCGTGCTCGCCGCGTCCCCGCAGGTCGAGGGGCTGGTGGTGAGTCCCGGTGCCTCGCTCGACGTGGGCGGACCGCTCTGGCCGGGCGCGCCCTTCACCTCCGTCCTGGTCGCGGAGTCCGGTGGCCTGGTCGAGGACCTGGAGCTGGACGCGCCCGCCGATCCCGTACGGTTCCTGCCGCTGCTCCCGATGACGCCGAACGAGGCCGCGTGGAAGCGGGTGCACGGCGCCGCGGCCCTCCAGGAGCGCTGGCTGAACGGCGGAACGGACCTGCGCGATCCGCTGCGCACATCCGTTCCGCTGGACTGA
- a CDS encoding PHP domain-containing protein, with the protein MRIDLHAHSNASDGTDTPAELVRNAAAAGLDVVALTDHDTTRGHAAAAAALPEGLTLVAGAELSCRLDGVSMHLLAYLFDPAEPELLAERELIRDDRVPRARSMVAKLRELGVPVTWEQVARIAGDGSVGRPHIASALVELGVVDTVSEAFGGDWLADGGRVYVPRHETDPFDAIRLVKAAGGVTVFAHPAAVKRGRTVPEAVIAELATAGLDGIEVDHMDHEPATRARLRGLAAELGLLVTGSSDYHGSRKTCVLGEYTTDPEVYGEITRRATGAFPVPGTGGA; encoded by the coding sequence GTGCGCATCGACCTGCACGCCCACTCCAACGCTTCCGACGGCACGGACACCCCGGCCGAACTCGTCCGCAACGCGGCCGCCGCCGGTCTGGACGTCGTCGCGCTGACCGACCACGACACCACCCGCGGGCACGCAGCGGCCGCCGCGGCCCTCCCCGAGGGGCTCACCCTCGTCGCCGGCGCCGAACTCTCCTGCCGCCTCGACGGCGTCAGCATGCACCTGCTGGCCTACCTCTTCGACCCCGCCGAGCCCGAGCTGCTCGCCGAGCGCGAGCTGATCCGGGACGACCGGGTGCCGCGGGCCCGGAGCATGGTCGCCAAGCTCCGGGAACTGGGCGTGCCGGTCACCTGGGAGCAGGTCGCGCGCATCGCGGGCGACGGCTCCGTGGGCCGGCCGCACATCGCCTCCGCCCTGGTCGAGCTGGGGGTCGTGGACACCGTCTCCGAGGCCTTCGGCGGCGACTGGCTCGCCGACGGCGGCCGGGTCTACGTACCCAGGCACGAGACGGACCCCTTCGACGCGATCCGGCTGGTCAAGGCGGCGGGCGGCGTGACCGTCTTCGCGCATCCGGCCGCCGTCAAGCGGGGCCGCACCGTGCCGGAGGCGGTCATCGCGGAGCTGGCCACCGCGGGACTCGACGGCATCGAGGTGGACCACATGGACCACGAGCCGGCGACCAGGGCGCGGCTGCGGGGTCTCGCGGCCGAGCTGGGACTGCTCGTCACGGGGTCCAGCGACTACCACGGCAGCCGCAAGACCTGCGTCCTCGGGGAGTACACGACCGACCCCGAGGTGTACGGGGAGATCACCCGGCGGGCCACCGGGGCGTTCCCGGTCCCGGGAACCGGCGGAGCCTGA
- a CDS encoding Mrp/NBP35 family ATP-binding protein, whose amino-acid sequence MATEDAVREALATVNDPEIQRPITELGMVKSVDIGADGAVAVTVYLTVSGCPMRETITENVTKAVSAVEGVTRVDVTLDVMSDEQRRELAGALRGGQAEREVPFAKPGSLTRVYAVASGKGGVGKSSVTVNLAAAMAADGLKVGVVDADIYGHSVPRMLGVDGRPTQVENMIMPPSAHGVKVISIGMFTPGNAPVVWRGPMLHRALQQFLADVYWGDLDVLLLDLPPGTGDIAISVAQLVPNAEILVVTTPQQAAAEVAERAGSIAVQTHQKIVGVVENMSGLPCPHCGEMVDVFGTGGGQTVADGLTRTTGANVPVLGSIPIDVRLREGGDDGRPVVLTDPASPAGSALLAIAGKLGGRQRGLSGMSLGITPRNKF is encoded by the coding sequence ATGGCTACGGAAGACGCGGTGCGTGAAGCACTGGCGACGGTGAACGACCCCGAGATCCAGCGACCCATCACCGAACTGGGGATGGTCAAATCGGTGGACATCGGTGCGGATGGCGCGGTCGCGGTCACCGTGTATCTGACCGTCTCCGGCTGCCCGATGCGCGAGACCATCACCGAGAACGTGACGAAGGCGGTCTCGGCGGTCGAGGGCGTCACCCGGGTCGACGTGACCCTGGACGTCATGAGCGACGAGCAGCGCCGCGAGCTGGCGGGCGCGCTGCGCGGCGGCCAGGCCGAGCGCGAGGTCCCCTTCGCCAAGCCGGGCTCACTCACCCGCGTGTACGCGGTCGCCTCCGGCAAGGGCGGCGTCGGCAAGTCCTCGGTGACGGTGAACCTGGCGGCGGCGATGGCCGCCGACGGTCTCAAGGTCGGCGTGGTCGACGCGGACATCTACGGCCACTCCGTGCCCCGGATGCTCGGCGTCGACGGCCGTCCGACGCAGGTCGAGAACATGATCATGCCGCCGTCGGCGCACGGCGTGAAGGTCATCTCCATCGGCATGTTCACCCCGGGCAACGCCCCGGTCGTGTGGCGCGGCCCGATGCTCCACCGCGCCCTGCAGCAGTTCCTGGCGGACGTGTACTGGGGCGACCTGGACGTCCTCCTCCTCGACCTCCCGCCGGGCACCGGCGACATCGCGATCTCCGTCGCCCAGCTGGTGCCGAACGCCGAGATCCTCGTCGTCACCACCCCGCAGCAGGCGGCGGCCGAGGTCGCCGAGCGCGCGGGCTCCATTGCCGTCCAGACCCACCAGAAGATCGTGGGCGTCGTCGAGAACATGTCGGGCCTGCCGTGCCCGCACTGCGGCGAGATGGTCGACGTGTTCGGCACCGGCGGCGGTCAGACGGTCGCGGACGGTCTGACCCGCACCACCGGCGCGAACGTCCCGGTGCTCGGCTCCATCCCCATCGACGTCCGTCTGCGCGAGGGCGGCGACGACGGCAGGCCGGTCGTCCTGACGGATCCCGCGTCCCCGGCCGGCTCGGCCCTGCTCGCCATCGCCGGCAAGCTGGGCGGCCGACAGCGCGGCCTGTCGGGCATGTCCCTGGGCATCACCCCGAGGAACAAGTTCTAG
- a CDS encoding MFS transporter, producing MTSSTGGPAQGDTEDTFDAGAGGLLHQPKAVWATAGASVVAFMGIGLVDPILPSIAKGLDATPSQVSLLFTSYFLITAVAMLLTGFVSSRVGGKKTLLLGLALVVVFAGLAGTSGSVGELVGFRAGWGLGNALFVSTALAVIVGAAAGGSAAAILLYESALGLGMACGPLLGALLGNASWRYPFFGTAFLMAVGFLCVTAFLKEQPKPARRTGLLDPLKALGHGGLASAAVSAFFYNYTFFTVLAFTPFVLNMTPYKSGAVFFCWGVLLAAFSVVVAPRMQARFGSLKVLGGSLVLLAADVLVLGYGDHTTAVVCTILSGAFIGVNNTVYTELALGVSDAPRPVASAGYNFVRWFAAAAAPYFAPKIEEWSSVRVPFLVAAVTALIGAAVVCVRRNALTHEAAGLQPRHASEDSVTVFAN from the coding sequence ATGACCAGCAGCACGGGAGGCCCCGCCCAAGGGGACACGGAGGACACGTTCGACGCGGGTGCGGGCGGTCTCCTGCACCAGCCGAAGGCCGTCTGGGCGACCGCCGGGGCATCCGTCGTCGCCTTCATGGGCATCGGGCTCGTCGACCCGATCCTGCCCTCCATCGCCAAGGGCCTGGACGCCACCCCGAGCCAGGTCTCCCTGCTCTTCACCTCGTACTTCCTGATCACCGCCGTCGCGATGCTGCTGACCGGCTTCGTCTCCAGCCGCGTCGGCGGCAAGAAGACCCTGTTGCTCGGCCTCGCGCTCGTGGTGGTCTTCGCCGGGCTCGCGGGCACCTCCGGGTCGGTCGGCGAACTCGTCGGGTTCCGGGCCGGCTGGGGGCTGGGCAACGCCCTGTTCGTCTCGACGGCCCTCGCCGTCATCGTCGGCGCGGCGGCGGGCGGCAGCGCCGCGGCGATCCTGCTGTACGAGTCCGCGCTCGGCCTCGGCATGGCCTGCGGGCCGCTGCTCGGCGCGCTGCTCGGCAACGCCAGCTGGCGCTACCCGTTCTTCGGCACCGCGTTCCTGATGGCGGTCGGCTTCCTGTGCGTCACGGCCTTCCTCAAGGAGCAGCCGAAGCCGGCGCGCAGGACCGGGCTGCTCGACCCGCTCAAGGCGCTCGGCCACGGCGGTCTCGCCTCGGCCGCCGTCTCCGCGTTCTTCTACAACTACACGTTCTTCACCGTGCTGGCCTTCACGCCGTTCGTACTGAACATGACTCCCTACAAGTCCGGCGCGGTCTTCTTCTGCTGGGGTGTCCTGCTCGCGGCGTTCTCCGTCGTCGTGGCGCCGCGCATGCAGGCACGGTTCGGCTCGCTGAAGGTGCTCGGCGGTTCCCTGGTGCTGCTCGCCGCCGACGTGCTCGTGCTGGGCTACGGCGACCACACCACCGCCGTCGTCTGCACGATCCTCTCGGGCGCCTTCATCGGGGTGAACAACACCGTTTACACCGAACTGGCGCTGGGCGTGTCGGACGCGCCGCGCCCGGTGGCGAGCGCCGGGTACAACTTCGTGCGCTGGTTCGCGGCGGCCGCGGCGCCCTACTTCGCGCCGAAGATCGAGGAGTGGAGCTCCGTCCGCGTCCCGTTCCTGGTGGCGGCGGTCACCGCGCTGATCGGCGCCGCGGTGGTCTGCGTACGGCGTAACGCGCTCACGCACGAGGCGGCCGGGCTTCAGCCCCGGCACGCCTCCGAGGACAGCGTCACGGTTTTTGCCAACTGA
- a CDS encoding DUF6758 family protein, giving the protein MRGEPSCPKCGGRVRAPGLFADSWQCDAHGTVHPLQPVIPPSVEALGVVVHRARVPVWMPWPLPVGWLFTGAGFAGDDRSGGRATMVACSGPGPLGGIGELILVAEELGVGLGARYAGIDAPDPGPYMSVEKPPQAKVLAAGRPTPLWHVAGAPDDRAVFAGEALGLWLWAVVWPEQSGLLMYDELVLTDLRDAGAEVDLLPCGALSPRILEP; this is encoded by the coding sequence ATGAGGGGCGAACCCAGTTGCCCGAAGTGTGGTGGCCGGGTCAGGGCTCCCGGCCTTTTTGCCGACTCCTGGCAGTGCGATGCGCACGGGACCGTGCATCCACTGCAGCCCGTGATCCCGCCCAGCGTCGAGGCCCTCGGTGTCGTGGTGCACCGTGCCCGGGTGCCGGTATGGATGCCGTGGCCGCTGCCGGTCGGATGGCTCTTCACCGGTGCCGGCTTCGCGGGCGACGACCGCAGCGGCGGGCGCGCGACCATGGTGGCCTGCTCGGGCCCCGGCCCCCTCGGCGGCATCGGGGAGCTGATCCTGGTCGCCGAGGAGCTCGGCGTCGGCCTCGGCGCGCGCTACGCCGGTATCGACGCGCCCGACCCCGGGCCCTACATGAGTGTCGAGAAACCGCCGCAGGCCAAGGTCCTCGCGGCCGGCCGGCCCACCCCGCTGTGGCATGTGGCCGGCGCCCCGGACGACCGCGCCGTCTTCGCGGGCGAGGCTCTCGGGCTGTGGCTGTGGGCGGTCGTGTGGCCCGAGCAGTCGGGGCTGCTGATGTACGACGAGCTGGTGCTGACCGACCTGCGGGACGCGGGGGCGGAAGTGGACCTGCTGCCCTGCGGGGCGCTCTCGCCGCGCATCCTGGAGCCGTAG
- a CDS encoding DUF1003 domain-containing protein, with the protein MTPDRETRERAVAGATATTRPRSRLDQPMPPRRRLLPEWDPEAFGRLSERIARFLGTGRFIVWMTVVIILWVVWNVSAPRDLRFDNYPFIFLTLMLSLQASYAAPLILLAQNRQDDRDRVNLEQDRKQNERSIADTEYLTREIAALRIGLGEVATRDWIRSELEDLVRALEEDHSDSHVVFPAERSPGRDTGDR; encoded by the coding sequence ATGACGCCTGACCGCGAGACCCGTGAACGGGCCGTCGCGGGCGCCACCGCGACCACCCGGCCGCGCAGCCGTCTCGACCAGCCGATGCCGCCACGCCGCAGGCTGCTGCCCGAGTGGGACCCTGAGGCCTTCGGACGGCTGTCGGAACGGATCGCCCGCTTCCTGGGCACCGGGCGCTTCATCGTCTGGATGACGGTCGTCATCATCCTGTGGGTGGTGTGGAACGTCAGCGCGCCCCGTGACCTGCGGTTCGACAACTATCCGTTCATCTTCCTGACCCTGATGCTGTCGCTGCAGGCCTCGTACGCCGCCCCCCTGATCCTGCTCGCCCAGAACCGCCAGGACGACCGCGACCGGGTCAACCTCGAACAGGACCGCAAACAGAACGAGCGGTCGATCGCGGACACCGAGTACCTCACCCGCGAGATCGCCGCCCTGCGCATCGGCCTCGGCGAGGTGGCCACCCGCGACTGGATCCGCTCCGAACTCGAGGACCTGGTCAGGGCGCTGGAGGAGGACCATTCCGACAGCCACGTCGTATTCCCGGCGGAACGGTCGCCGGGACGTGACACAGGCGACCGCTGA
- the sigE gene encoding RNA polymerase sigma factor SigE yields the protein MLRRLLRSAGEPKSVTDIADTFHAAAPAQTATFTTDAESQAWTPPTWEEIVSTHSGRVYRLAYRLTGNQHDAEDLTQEVFVRVFRSLSTYTPGTFEGWLHRITTNLFLDMVRRKQRIRFDALGDDAAERLPSREPSPQQVFNDAHFDADVQQALDTLAPEFRAAVVLCDIEGLSYEEIAATLGVKLGTVRSRIHRGRSQLRKALSHRSPEARAERRGFAITGVPALGGGGATA from the coding sequence GTGCTGAGGCGCCTGCTGCGATCGGCGGGTGAGCCGAAATCCGTGACCGACATCGCTGACACGTTCCATGCTGCTGCCCCCGCGCAGACCGCGACGTTCACCACCGACGCGGAGTCGCAGGCGTGGACTCCGCCCACCTGGGAGGAGATCGTCAGCACGCACAGCGGCCGGGTCTACCGGCTCGCCTACCGCCTGACGGGAAACCAGCACGACGCCGAGGACCTCACCCAGGAGGTCTTCGTCCGTGTCTTCCGCTCCCTGTCGACCTACACGCCCGGCACCTTCGAGGGCTGGCTGCACCGCATCACCACCAACCTCTTCCTGGACATGGTGCGCCGAAAGCAGCGCATCCGCTTCGACGCCCTCGGCGACGACGCGGCCGAGCGTCTGCCCAGCCGCGAGCCCTCCCCGCAGCAGGTCTTCAACGACGCGCACTTCGACGCGGACGTCCAGCAGGCGCTGGACACCCTCGCGCCCGAGTTCCGCGCCGCCGTCGTCCTCTGCGACATCGAAGGACTGTCGTACGAGGAGATCGCCGCCACCCTGGGCGTCAAGCTCGGTACGGTCCGCAGCCGGATCCACCGTGGTCGCTCGCAGCTGCGCAAGGCCCTCTCGCACCGGTCTCCCGAGGCCCGTGCCGAGCGCCGCGGCTTCGCGATCACGGGAGTTCCCGCGCTGGGAGGAGGGGGCGCGACCGCGTGA
- a CDS encoding CBS domain-containing protein, with amino-acid sequence MAAGAPRIFVSHLAGVAVFDPNGDLVGRVRDLVAMLRVGRRPPRLLGLVVELSTRRRIFLPMTRVTGIESGQVITTGVLNVRRFEQRPTERLVFGELLDRRVRLVDTDEEVTVLDVSVQQLPARREWEIGRVFVRRARSGTFRRTRGETLTVDWSAVTGFSLEEHGQGAESLLATFEQLRAADLANVLHHLSPKRRGEVAAALDDDRLADVLEELPEDDQIEILGKLKEERAADVLEAMDPDDAADLLAELPEEDVERLLTLMRPDDAADVRRLMAYEERTAGGLMTTEPIVLRPDATVAEALARVRSSDLSPALAAQVYVCRPPDETPTGKYLGTAHFQRLLRDPPYTLVSSILDDDLQPLAPDAALPVVAGFFATYDMVAAPVVDESGSLLGAVTVDDVLDHMLPEDWRETEFHLHEDEAVGGSHDA; translated from the coding sequence ATGGCCGCAGGCGCCCCCCGGATCTTCGTCTCGCACCTCGCCGGTGTCGCCGTCTTCGACCCGAACGGCGACCTGGTCGGACGGGTGCGGGACCTGGTCGCCATGCTGCGCGTGGGGCGGCGCCCGCCTCGGCTGCTGGGGCTGGTCGTCGAGCTTTCCACCCGGCGGCGCATCTTCCTGCCCATGACCCGCGTGACCGGTATCGAGTCCGGCCAGGTCATCACCACCGGCGTCCTGAACGTGCGGCGCTTCGAACAGCGGCCCACCGAGCGGCTCGTGTTCGGGGAACTGCTCGACCGGCGGGTACGGCTCGTCGACACGGACGAGGAGGTCACCGTCCTCGACGTGTCGGTCCAGCAGCTGCCGGCCCGCCGGGAGTGGGAGATCGGCCGGGTCTTCGTGCGCCGGGCCCGCAGCGGGACCTTCCGGCGCACCCGGGGCGAGACCCTGACCGTCGACTGGTCCGCCGTCACCGGGTTCTCGCTGGAGGAACACGGACAGGGCGCCGAGAGCCTGCTCGCCACCTTCGAGCAACTGCGCGCCGCCGACCTCGCCAACGTGCTGCACCACCTCTCCCCGAAGCGGCGCGGCGAGGTGGCCGCCGCGCTCGACGACGACCGTCTCGCCGACGTGCTGGAGGAACTCCCCGAGGACGACCAGATCGAGATCCTCGGCAAGCTCAAGGAGGAGCGCGCGGCGGACGTCCTGGAGGCGATGGACCCCGACGACGCGGCCGACCTGCTCGCCGAACTGCCGGAGGAGGACGTGGAGCGGCTGCTGACGCTGATGCGGCCCGACGACGCGGCCGACGTACGGCGGCTGATGGCGTACGAGGAGCGCACCGCGGGCGGTCTGATGACGACCGAGCCCATCGTGCTGCGGCCCGACGCCACGGTCGCCGAGGCGCTCGCCCGGGTCCGCAGCTCCGACCTCTCCCCCGCGCTCGCCGCCCAGGTGTACGTGTGCCGCCCCCCGGACGAGACACCGACCGGCAAGTACCTGGGCACCGCGCACTTCCAGCGGCTGCTGCGCGACCCGCCGTACACGCTCGTCAGCTCGATCCTCGACGACGATCTGCAGCCGCTGGCGCCGGACGCGGCGCTGCCGGTCGTCGCGGGTTTCTTCGCCACCTACGACATGGTCGCCGCGCCCGTGGTCGACGAGAGCGGCTCCCTGCTCGGCGCGGTGACCGTGGACGACGTCCTGGACCACATGCTGCCCGAGGACTGGCGCGAGACGGAGTTCCATCTGCACGAGGACGAGGCCGTAGGGGGGAGCCATGACGCCTGA
- a CDS encoding S1C family serine protease gives MDDGKPTKAKWWSRPRPVPPVAGEVGSAGVRPPGGGIGPEGDFERDGDFERDGDFERDGDFDRDGDFELQRPVPAPTADAPDAPGTGTFAEGSAIEPASLDPTERPGPLHDPDPYGTPPYGEPGPWAPAPPVQHPAITPAHGTPAPAPTRAHGPAAPTGAGGQGTPASAATPITPTHGVPAQPVTPARGTPAPTYGAPAPEVTSAYETLSSGGRHRVRNAGPRPRDAIPSAGAAYGTPDPIAGDSRGASAPVAVSGAGTGVPAGTPAPGASLPPGAPPAPYTTASRPAPSPWQNYDPWAAPGPLQQNGAAVGTGTRRRGGVRRALVLGAVLIAVVSGGVGGAVGVYLERDGGTGDIELPQAAKEAPGRPAGSVAGIAARALPGVVTLHVRGTDEEGTGTGFVLDTRGHILTNNHVVEPAGTRGGITVTSSGGESAKATVVGHDSGYDLAVVEVSGVGGLRPLPLGNSDSVQVGDPVVAIGAPFDLANTVTSGIISAKERPITAGGDKGDGSDVSYVDALQTDAPINPGNSGGPLLDSRARVIGINSAIRSADSAADPQAGQAGSIGLGFAIPVNQARRVAEELINTGRATHPVIGVTLDMAYTGDGARVGTKTSGGPPVTPGGPGARAGIRAGDVITEVDGLRVHSGKELIVRTRAHRPGDRLLLTLRRGGGRERITLVLGSADGD, from the coding sequence ATGGACGACGGGAAGCCGACCAAGGCGAAGTGGTGGAGCCGGCCCCGGCCGGTACCCCCGGTGGCCGGAGAGGTGGGCTCGGCGGGCGTCCGCCCGCCCGGTGGCGGCATCGGCCCTGAGGGCGACTTCGAGCGCGACGGCGACTTCGAGCGCGACGGCGATTTCGAGCGCGACGGCGATTTCGATCGCGACGGCGACTTCGAGCTGCAACGGCCCGTGCCCGCCCCCACGGCCGACGCACCGGACGCACCGGGCACCGGGACGTTCGCCGAAGGGTCCGCCATCGAACCCGCGTCCCTGGACCCCACGGAGCGCCCCGGGCCCCTGCACGACCCCGACCCCTACGGCACCCCGCCGTACGGCGAGCCCGGCCCCTGGGCACCCGCCCCTCCGGTCCAGCACCCGGCGATCACCCCGGCACACGGCACCCCCGCCCCGGCGCCCACGCGGGCGCACGGACCGGCGGCTCCCACGGGTGCCGGCGGTCAGGGAACGCCCGCCTCCGCGGCCACGCCCATCACACCCACGCACGGCGTCCCCGCCCAGCCGGTCACCCCCGCGCGGGGAACACCGGCCCCCACGTACGGCGCACCCGCCCCCGAGGTCACCTCCGCGTACGAGACGCTTAGCTCCGGCGGGCGGCATCGCGTACGAAACGCCGGACCTCGCCCACGAGACGCCATCCCGTCGGCCGGCGCCGCGTACGGCACCCCCGACCCCATTGCCGGTGACTCGCGCGGCGCGTCCGCCCCGGTGGCCGTCTCCGGGGCCGGGACGGGTGTCCCGGCGGGAACCCCGGCCCCGGGGGCCTCACTGCCCCCAGGGGCGCCTCCAGCCCCGTACACGACCGCTTCCCGTCCCGCTCCGAGCCCCTGGCAGAACTACGACCCCTGGGCCGCTCCCGGGCCCCTCCAGCAGAACGGCGCGGCGGTCGGCACGGGGACGCGGCGCCGCGGGGGCGTCAGGAGGGCGCTGGTCCTCGGGGCCGTGCTGATCGCCGTCGTCTCCGGCGGTGTCGGCGGCGCCGTGGGCGTCTATCTGGAGCGCGACGGCGGGACGGGGGACATCGAGCTGCCCCAGGCCGCGAAGGAGGCCCCTGGAAGGCCCGCGGGCAGTGTCGCCGGGATAGCGGCCCGCGCCCTGCCCGGCGTCGTCACGCTGCATGTGCGCGGCACCGACGAGGAGGGCACCGGCACCGGCTTCGTCCTCGACACCCGGGGCCACATCCTCACCAACAATCACGTGGTCGAACCGGCCGGCACGCGTGGCGGGATAACCGTGACGTCCAGCGGCGGCGAGAGCGCCAAGGCCACCGTCGTCGGGCACGACAGCGGCTACGACCTCGCCGTGGTCGAGGTGTCCGGGGTCGGCGGACTGCGGCCGCTGCCGCTGGGCAACTCCGACAGCGTTCAGGTGGGCGACCCCGTCGTCGCCATCGGCGCGCCCTTCGACCTCGCCAACACCGTCACCTCCGGGATCATCAGCGCCAAGGAACGGCCCATCACGGCGGGCGGCGACAAGGGCGACGGGAGCGACGTCTCGTACGTGGACGCCCTGCAGACCGACGCGCCCATCAACCCGGGCAATTCCGGCGGACCCCTGCTCGACTCCCGGGCGCGGGTGATCGGCATCAACAGCGCCATCCGCTCCGCCGACAGCGCCGCAGACCCGCAGGCCGGTCAGGCCGGTTCCATCGGGCTCGGTTTCGCCATCCCCGTCAACCAGGCCAGGCGCGTCGCCGAGGAGCTGATCAACACGGGCCGGGCGACCCACCCGGTGATCGGTGTCACGCTCGACATGGCCTACACCGGCGACGGCGCCCGGGTCGGTACGAAGACGAGCGGCGGCCCGCCGGTCACCCCGGGCGGTCCCGGCGCCCGGGCGGGGATCAGGGCGGGCGACGTCATCACCGAGGTCGACGGGCTGCGCGTGCACTCGGGGAAGGAGCTGATCGTGCGGACCCGCGCCCACCGCCCCGGCGACCGGCTGCTGCTGACCCTGCGGCGGGGCGGTGGCCGTGAGCGGATCACCCTGGTCCTCGGCTCGGCCGACGGCGACTGA
- a CDS encoding sec-independent translocase — MFNDIGPLELVALVVLAVLVFGPDKLPKMIQDVTRTIRKIREFSESAKADIREELGPEFKDFEFEDLNPKTFLRKQLDNDELGLKEIRNGFDLKKEMAEVTDAVHSRESESSSSASGSGSGSGSGSAGSTVDMTKKPEKPGQDERPPFDADAT; from the coding sequence GTGTTCAATGACATAGGACCGCTCGAGCTGGTGGCGCTCGTTGTCCTCGCCGTGCTCGTCTTCGGTCCGGACAAGCTCCCGAAGATGATCCAGGACGTCACGCGCACCATCCGCAAGATCCGTGAGTTCTCGGAGAGCGCCAAGGCGGACATCCGTGAGGAACTCGGCCCGGAGTTCAAGGACTTCGAGTTCGAGGACCTCAACCCCAAGACGTTCCTGCGCAAGCAGCTGGACAACGACGAGCTGGGGCTCAAGGAGATCCGTAACGGCTTCGACCTGAAGAAGGAGATGGCCGAGGTCACGGACGCGGTGCACAGCCGTGAATCCGAGTCGTCGAGCTCCGCTTCGGGTTCAGGGTCAGGGTCGGGTTCCGGCTCGGCCGGCTCAACCGTGGACATGACCAAGAAGCCCGAGAAGCCCGGCCAGGACGAGCGCCCGCCCTTCGACGCCGACGCCACCTGA